One genomic window of Arachis stenosperma cultivar V10309 chromosome 10, arast.V10309.gnm1.PFL2, whole genome shotgun sequence includes the following:
- the LOC130955101 gene encoding valine--tRNA ligase, mitochondrial 1 isoform X1, protein MDNSSQNNKEQVIEDPEKKKKKEEKAREKQLKKEKFLQKQAQQQQAQQSNAPKKSEKKAARRGAEDENPEDFIDPETTSGDKKRMSRQMAKQYSPTAVEKSWYEWWEKSKYFVADSSSSKPPFVIVLPPPNVTGALHIGHALTAAIEDTMIRWRRMSGYNALWVPGMDHAGIATQVVVEKKIMRERKLTRHDLGREKFVSEVWEWKDKYGGTILQQLRRLGASLDWTRECFTMDDQRSKAVTEAFVMLYKQGLIYRDLRLVNWDCVLRTAISDIEVDYIDIKERTLLKVPGYDKPVEFGVLTKFAYPLEGNLGEIIVATTRIETMLGDTAIAVHPDDQRYSQFHGKCVIHPFSGRKLPIVCDAILVDPAFGTGAVKITPAHDPNDFEVGKRHNLEFINVFTDDGKINSNGGSEFLGMPRFKAREAIAEALQKKGLYRGSENNEMRLGVCSRSNDVIEPMIKPQWYVSCGDMAKEGLNAAVDEENIKLEIVPKQYLADWKRWLENIRDWCISRQLWWGHQIPAWYVTLEDDQLKEFGVYNDHWVVARNEEEAQAEASQRYSGKKFHLIRDPDVLDTWFSSGLFPLSVLGWPDDTKDLKTFYPTSVLETGHDILFFWVARMVMLGMKLGGDVPFRQIYLHPMIRDAHGRKMSKSLGNVIDPIEVINGISLEGLHKRLEGGNLDPKELAVAIEGQKKDFPNGIEECGADALRFALVSYTAQSDKINLDIQRVVGYRQWCNKLWNAIRFAMSKLGDDYIPPANLGPDVLPFSCQWILSVLNKTITKTIKSLESFEFSHATTAVYSWWQYQLCDVFIEVIKPYFAGNDPKFASERRHAQDTLWFCLDNGLRLLHPFMPFVTEELWQRLPSPKECKRADSIMICPYPSPTEGWNNETVENDMDLVESTVKSLRSLAKESRDRRPAFVLCLTRAVEEIISSRQLEIVTLANLSSLTVINENDAVPSGYANTVVNETLSVYLELQGTSSAEAEQGKMKKIEELKKQIEKLEKIMSAPGYEEKVLPQVRAKNQEKLDSLKERLLLEETAGLTIASK, encoded by the exons ATGGACAATTCCTCGCAGAACAACAAGGAGCAAGTAATCGAAGatccagagaagaagaagaagaaggaggagaag GCAAGAGAAAAGcaattgaagaaagagaaattCCTCCAAAAGCAAGCTCAG CAGCAACAAGCTCAGCAATCCAATGCCCCAAAAAAGAGTGAAAAGAAAGCTGCCAGACGTGGCGCGGAGGATGAGAATCCTGAAGACTTCATTGATCCTGAGACCACTTCTGGTGACAAGAAACGTATGTCTCGTCAAATGGCAAAGCAGTACAGTCCAACTGCCGTCGAGAAATC GTGGTATGAGTGGTGGGAGAAATCAAAGTATTTTGTGGCAGACTCAAGCAGCTCCAAACCACCTTTTGTTATT GTTTTACCCCCACCAAATGTGACTGGAGCTCTTCACATTGGTCATGCTCTAACAGCTGCAATTGAG GACACCATGATTCGCTGGCGAAGGATGTCTGGATACAATGCTTTGTGGGTGCCTGGGATGGACCATGCTGGGATTGCCACACAG GTGGTTGTGGAGAAAAAGATAATGCGTGAACGAAAACTAACTAGGCATGATCTGGGCCGTGAGAAATTCGTTTCTGAG GTGTGGGAGTGGAAAGACAAGTATGGAGGCACAATATTACAACAGTTACGTCGATTAGGAGCCTCTCTAGATTGGACACGTGAG TGCTTCACAATGGATGATCAAAGATCTAAAGCTGTGACAGAGGCATTTGTGATGCTTTACAAGCAAGGCCTTATTTATAG GGACCTTCGTTTGGTGAACTGGGATTGTGTATTACGAACTGCTATATCTGATATTGAG GTGGATTATATTGATATAAAAGAAAGGACCCTGCTAAAGGTCCCCGGGTATGACAAACCAGTAGAGTTTGGAGTTCTAACCAAATTTGCATACCCCTTGGAAGGGAACCTAGGTGAAATTATTGTTGCCACAACTAGGATTGAAACCATGCTTGGTGACACTGCTATTGCCGTACATCCTGATGATCAAAGATACAGCCAATTTCATGGAAAATGTGTTATTCATCCATTCAGTGGAAGAAAACTTCCTATAGTTTGTGATGCTATTCTTGTTGATCCAGCATTCGGTACAGGTGCTGTCAAG ATCACACCTGCCCATGATCCAAATGATTTTGAGGTGGGAAAACGTCACAACCTTGAATTCATTAATGTTTTCACTGATGATGGAAAAATAAATTCCAATGGTGGCTCTGAATTTTTGGGCATGCCACGATTTAAAGCTCGAGAAGCAATAGCAGAAGCATTACAAAAGAAG GGACTTTATAGGGGTTCTGAAAACAATGAAATGCGCCTTGGTGTATGTTCAAGAAGCAATGATGTTATCGAGCCTATGATAAAGCCCCAGTGGTATGTTAGTTGTGGAGATATGGCAAAGGAAGGTCTTAATGCTGCTGTGGATGAGGAAAACATAAAGCTAGAAATTGTTCCAAAACAATATTTGGCTGATTGGAAGAG ATGGCTAGAAAACATACGCGATTGGTGCATTTCACGGCAGTTGTGGTGGGGTCACCAAATTCCTGCATGGTATGTTACTTTGGAAGATGACCAACTGAAGGAGTTTGGTGTTTACAATGATCATTGGGTAGTGGCAAGAAATGAGGAGGAGGCCCAAGCTGAGGCTAGCCAAAGGTATAGTGGAAAGAAGTTCCATTTGATCCGCGACCCCGACGTTCTTGATACATGGTTTTCTTCTGGTCTGTTCCCATTATCTGTGTTGGGCTGGCCTGATGACACAAAAGACCTAAAGACATTCTATCCAACTTCTGTTTTGGAAACCGGTCATGATATCTTATTCTTCTGGGTTGCACGTATGGTGATGTTAGGAATGAAGTTGGGCGGTGATGTGCCTTTTAGACAG ATTTATTTACATCCCATGATTCGTGATGCACATGGGCGCAAAATGTCCAAGTCATTAGGAAATGTTATTGATCCAATCGAAGTGATAAATGGGATATCGCTGGAAGGTCTACATAAGAGGTTAGAGGGTGGTAACCTAGACCCTAAAGAACTAGCTGTTGCGATAGAGGGTCAGAAGAAGGACTTTCCAAATGGCATTGAGGAATGTGGTGCAGATGCTCTCCGTTTTGCACTGGTTTCATACACAGCTCAG TCTGATAAAATCAACCTTGATATTCAAAGGGTGGTTGGGTATCGTCAATGGTGTAATAAATTGTGGAATGCTATACGATTTGCCATGAGCAAGCTTGGAGATGATTATATTCCTCCTGCAAATTTGGGTCCAGATGTTCTTCCATTTAGCTGCCAGTGGATTCTCTCGGTGTTAAACAAAACCATAACTAAAACAATAAAGTCTCTAGAATCATTTGAGTTCTCACATGCTACCACTGCTGTGTATTCTTGGTGGCAGTATCAATTGTGTGATGTCTTTATTGAAGTGATTAAACCTTACTTTGCTGGTAATGATCCCAAGTTTGCTTCTGAAAGACGCCATGCACAGGATACCTTGTGGTTCTGTCTTGATAATGGCCTTCGATTGCTTCATCCATTTATGCCGTTTGTTACGGAAGAATTGTGGCAGCGGCTTCCTTCACCCAAGGAATGTAAAAGAGCAGATTCTATCATGATATGTCCTTATCCATCACCTACAGAG GGCTGGAATAATGAAACAGTGGAGAATGATATGGATCTTGTCGAGTCGACTGTTAAATCTCTCAGGTCACTTGCAAAAGAGAGTCGCGATAG GCGACCGGCTTTTGTTCTTTGCTTAACACGGGCGGTTGAGGAGATTATATCAAGCCGTCAACTGGAGATTGTAACGCTAGCAAATCTATCCTCTTTAACC GTGATCAATGAAAACGATGCTGTTCCTTCTGGGTACGCGAATACAGTTGTAAACGAAACCCTTTCTGTTTACTTAGAGCTTCAAGGGACAAGTTCTGCAGAAGCAGAGCAAGgaaagatgaagaagatagAGGAGCTTAAGAA GCAAATAGAAAAACTAGAGAAGATTATGAGTGCTCCAGGTTATGAAGAGAAGGTTTTGCCTCAAGTCAGAGCTAAGAACCAGGAGAAGCTCGACTCGCTAAAGGAGCGGCTGCTGCTCGAGGAAACGGCTGGACTTACTATAGCTTCAAAATAG
- the LOC130955101 gene encoding valine--tRNA ligase, mitochondrial 1 isoform X3: MSRQMAKQYSPTAVEKSWYEWWEKSKYFVADSSSSKPPFVIVLPPPNVTGALHIGHALTAAIEDTMIRWRRMSGYNALWVPGMDHAGIATQVVVEKKIMRERKLTRHDLGREKFVSEVWEWKDKYGGTILQQLRRLGASLDWTRECFTMDDQRSKAVTEAFVMLYKQGLIYRDLRLVNWDCVLRTAISDIEVDYIDIKERTLLKVPGYDKPVEFGVLTKFAYPLEGNLGEIIVATTRIETMLGDTAIAVHPDDQRYSQFHGKCVIHPFSGRKLPIVCDAILVDPAFGTGAVKITPAHDPNDFEVGKRHNLEFINVFTDDGKINSNGGSEFLGMPRFKAREAIAEALQKKGLYRGSENNEMRLGVCSRSNDVIEPMIKPQWYVSCGDMAKEGLNAAVDEENIKLEIVPKQYLADWKRWLENIRDWCISRQLWWGHQIPAWYVTLEDDQLKEFGVYNDHWVVARNEEEAQAEASQRYSGKKFHLIRDPDVLDTWFSSGLFPLSVLGWPDDTKDLKTFYPTSVLETGHDILFFWVARMVMLGMKLGGDVPFRQIYLHPMIRDAHGRKMSKSLGNVIDPIEVINGISLEGLHKRLEGGNLDPKELAVAIEGQKKDFPNGIEECGADALRFALVSYTAQSDKINLDIQRVVGYRQWCNKLWNAIRFAMSKLGDDYIPPANLGPDVLPFSCQWILSVLNKTITKTIKSLESFEFSHATTAVYSWWQYQLCDVFIEVIKPYFAGNDPKFASERRHAQDTLWFCLDNGLRLLHPFMPFVTEELWQRLPSPKECKRADSIMICPYPSPTEGWNNETVENDMDLVESTVKSLRSLAKESRDRRPAFVLCLTRAVEEIISSRQLEIVTLANLSSLTVINENDAVPSGYANTVVNETLSVYLELQGTSSAEAEQGKMKKIEELKKQIEKLEKIMSAPGYEEKVLPQVRAKNQEKLDSLKERLLLEETAGLTIASK; this comes from the exons ATGTCTCGTCAAATGGCAAAGCAGTACAGTCCAACTGCCGTCGAGAAATC GTGGTATGAGTGGTGGGAGAAATCAAAGTATTTTGTGGCAGACTCAAGCAGCTCCAAACCACCTTTTGTTATT GTTTTACCCCCACCAAATGTGACTGGAGCTCTTCACATTGGTCATGCTCTAACAGCTGCAATTGAG GACACCATGATTCGCTGGCGAAGGATGTCTGGATACAATGCTTTGTGGGTGCCTGGGATGGACCATGCTGGGATTGCCACACAG GTGGTTGTGGAGAAAAAGATAATGCGTGAACGAAAACTAACTAGGCATGATCTGGGCCGTGAGAAATTCGTTTCTGAG GTGTGGGAGTGGAAAGACAAGTATGGAGGCACAATATTACAACAGTTACGTCGATTAGGAGCCTCTCTAGATTGGACACGTGAG TGCTTCACAATGGATGATCAAAGATCTAAAGCTGTGACAGAGGCATTTGTGATGCTTTACAAGCAAGGCCTTATTTATAG GGACCTTCGTTTGGTGAACTGGGATTGTGTATTACGAACTGCTATATCTGATATTGAG GTGGATTATATTGATATAAAAGAAAGGACCCTGCTAAAGGTCCCCGGGTATGACAAACCAGTAGAGTTTGGAGTTCTAACCAAATTTGCATACCCCTTGGAAGGGAACCTAGGTGAAATTATTGTTGCCACAACTAGGATTGAAACCATGCTTGGTGACACTGCTATTGCCGTACATCCTGATGATCAAAGATACAGCCAATTTCATGGAAAATGTGTTATTCATCCATTCAGTGGAAGAAAACTTCCTATAGTTTGTGATGCTATTCTTGTTGATCCAGCATTCGGTACAGGTGCTGTCAAG ATCACACCTGCCCATGATCCAAATGATTTTGAGGTGGGAAAACGTCACAACCTTGAATTCATTAATGTTTTCACTGATGATGGAAAAATAAATTCCAATGGTGGCTCTGAATTTTTGGGCATGCCACGATTTAAAGCTCGAGAAGCAATAGCAGAAGCATTACAAAAGAAG GGACTTTATAGGGGTTCTGAAAACAATGAAATGCGCCTTGGTGTATGTTCAAGAAGCAATGATGTTATCGAGCCTATGATAAAGCCCCAGTGGTATGTTAGTTGTGGAGATATGGCAAAGGAAGGTCTTAATGCTGCTGTGGATGAGGAAAACATAAAGCTAGAAATTGTTCCAAAACAATATTTGGCTGATTGGAAGAG ATGGCTAGAAAACATACGCGATTGGTGCATTTCACGGCAGTTGTGGTGGGGTCACCAAATTCCTGCATGGTATGTTACTTTGGAAGATGACCAACTGAAGGAGTTTGGTGTTTACAATGATCATTGGGTAGTGGCAAGAAATGAGGAGGAGGCCCAAGCTGAGGCTAGCCAAAGGTATAGTGGAAAGAAGTTCCATTTGATCCGCGACCCCGACGTTCTTGATACATGGTTTTCTTCTGGTCTGTTCCCATTATCTGTGTTGGGCTGGCCTGATGACACAAAAGACCTAAAGACATTCTATCCAACTTCTGTTTTGGAAACCGGTCATGATATCTTATTCTTCTGGGTTGCACGTATGGTGATGTTAGGAATGAAGTTGGGCGGTGATGTGCCTTTTAGACAG ATTTATTTACATCCCATGATTCGTGATGCACATGGGCGCAAAATGTCCAAGTCATTAGGAAATGTTATTGATCCAATCGAAGTGATAAATGGGATATCGCTGGAAGGTCTACATAAGAGGTTAGAGGGTGGTAACCTAGACCCTAAAGAACTAGCTGTTGCGATAGAGGGTCAGAAGAAGGACTTTCCAAATGGCATTGAGGAATGTGGTGCAGATGCTCTCCGTTTTGCACTGGTTTCATACACAGCTCAG TCTGATAAAATCAACCTTGATATTCAAAGGGTGGTTGGGTATCGTCAATGGTGTAATAAATTGTGGAATGCTATACGATTTGCCATGAGCAAGCTTGGAGATGATTATATTCCTCCTGCAAATTTGGGTCCAGATGTTCTTCCATTTAGCTGCCAGTGGATTCTCTCGGTGTTAAACAAAACCATAACTAAAACAATAAAGTCTCTAGAATCATTTGAGTTCTCACATGCTACCACTGCTGTGTATTCTTGGTGGCAGTATCAATTGTGTGATGTCTTTATTGAAGTGATTAAACCTTACTTTGCTGGTAATGATCCCAAGTTTGCTTCTGAAAGACGCCATGCACAGGATACCTTGTGGTTCTGTCTTGATAATGGCCTTCGATTGCTTCATCCATTTATGCCGTTTGTTACGGAAGAATTGTGGCAGCGGCTTCCTTCACCCAAGGAATGTAAAAGAGCAGATTCTATCATGATATGTCCTTATCCATCACCTACAGAG GGCTGGAATAATGAAACAGTGGAGAATGATATGGATCTTGTCGAGTCGACTGTTAAATCTCTCAGGTCACTTGCAAAAGAGAGTCGCGATAG GCGACCGGCTTTTGTTCTTTGCTTAACACGGGCGGTTGAGGAGATTATATCAAGCCGTCAACTGGAGATTGTAACGCTAGCAAATCTATCCTCTTTAACC GTGATCAATGAAAACGATGCTGTTCCTTCTGGGTACGCGAATACAGTTGTAAACGAAACCCTTTCTGTTTACTTAGAGCTTCAAGGGACAAGTTCTGCAGAAGCAGAGCAAGgaaagatgaagaagatagAGGAGCTTAAGAA GCAAATAGAAAAACTAGAGAAGATTATGAGTGCTCCAGGTTATGAAGAGAAGGTTTTGCCTCAAGTCAGAGCTAAGAACCAGGAGAAGCTCGACTCGCTAAAGGAGCGGCTGCTGCTCGAGGAAACGGCTGGACTTACTATAGCTTCAAAATAG
- the LOC130955101 gene encoding valine--tRNA ligase, mitochondrial 1 isoform X2, translated as MDNSSQNNKEQVIEDPEKKKKKEEKAREKQLKKEKFLQKQAQQQAQQSNAPKKSEKKAARRGAEDENPEDFIDPETTSGDKKRMSRQMAKQYSPTAVEKSWYEWWEKSKYFVADSSSSKPPFVIVLPPPNVTGALHIGHALTAAIEDTMIRWRRMSGYNALWVPGMDHAGIATQVVVEKKIMRERKLTRHDLGREKFVSEVWEWKDKYGGTILQQLRRLGASLDWTRECFTMDDQRSKAVTEAFVMLYKQGLIYRDLRLVNWDCVLRTAISDIEVDYIDIKERTLLKVPGYDKPVEFGVLTKFAYPLEGNLGEIIVATTRIETMLGDTAIAVHPDDQRYSQFHGKCVIHPFSGRKLPIVCDAILVDPAFGTGAVKITPAHDPNDFEVGKRHNLEFINVFTDDGKINSNGGSEFLGMPRFKAREAIAEALQKKGLYRGSENNEMRLGVCSRSNDVIEPMIKPQWYVSCGDMAKEGLNAAVDEENIKLEIVPKQYLADWKRWLENIRDWCISRQLWWGHQIPAWYVTLEDDQLKEFGVYNDHWVVARNEEEAQAEASQRYSGKKFHLIRDPDVLDTWFSSGLFPLSVLGWPDDTKDLKTFYPTSVLETGHDILFFWVARMVMLGMKLGGDVPFRQIYLHPMIRDAHGRKMSKSLGNVIDPIEVINGISLEGLHKRLEGGNLDPKELAVAIEGQKKDFPNGIEECGADALRFALVSYTAQSDKINLDIQRVVGYRQWCNKLWNAIRFAMSKLGDDYIPPANLGPDVLPFSCQWILSVLNKTITKTIKSLESFEFSHATTAVYSWWQYQLCDVFIEVIKPYFAGNDPKFASERRHAQDTLWFCLDNGLRLLHPFMPFVTEELWQRLPSPKECKRADSIMICPYPSPTEGWNNETVENDMDLVESTVKSLRSLAKESRDRRPAFVLCLTRAVEEIISSRQLEIVTLANLSSLTVINENDAVPSGYANTVVNETLSVYLELQGTSSAEAEQGKMKKIEELKKQIEKLEKIMSAPGYEEKVLPQVRAKNQEKLDSLKERLLLEETAGLTIASK; from the exons ATGGACAATTCCTCGCAGAACAACAAGGAGCAAGTAATCGAAGatccagagaagaagaagaagaaggaggagaag GCAAGAGAAAAGcaattgaagaaagagaaattCCTCCAAAAGCAAGCTCAG CAACAAGCTCAGCAATCCAATGCCCCAAAAAAGAGTGAAAAGAAAGCTGCCAGACGTGGCGCGGAGGATGAGAATCCTGAAGACTTCATTGATCCTGAGACCACTTCTGGTGACAAGAAACGTATGTCTCGTCAAATGGCAAAGCAGTACAGTCCAACTGCCGTCGAGAAATC GTGGTATGAGTGGTGGGAGAAATCAAAGTATTTTGTGGCAGACTCAAGCAGCTCCAAACCACCTTTTGTTATT GTTTTACCCCCACCAAATGTGACTGGAGCTCTTCACATTGGTCATGCTCTAACAGCTGCAATTGAG GACACCATGATTCGCTGGCGAAGGATGTCTGGATACAATGCTTTGTGGGTGCCTGGGATGGACCATGCTGGGATTGCCACACAG GTGGTTGTGGAGAAAAAGATAATGCGTGAACGAAAACTAACTAGGCATGATCTGGGCCGTGAGAAATTCGTTTCTGAG GTGTGGGAGTGGAAAGACAAGTATGGAGGCACAATATTACAACAGTTACGTCGATTAGGAGCCTCTCTAGATTGGACACGTGAG TGCTTCACAATGGATGATCAAAGATCTAAAGCTGTGACAGAGGCATTTGTGATGCTTTACAAGCAAGGCCTTATTTATAG GGACCTTCGTTTGGTGAACTGGGATTGTGTATTACGAACTGCTATATCTGATATTGAG GTGGATTATATTGATATAAAAGAAAGGACCCTGCTAAAGGTCCCCGGGTATGACAAACCAGTAGAGTTTGGAGTTCTAACCAAATTTGCATACCCCTTGGAAGGGAACCTAGGTGAAATTATTGTTGCCACAACTAGGATTGAAACCATGCTTGGTGACACTGCTATTGCCGTACATCCTGATGATCAAAGATACAGCCAATTTCATGGAAAATGTGTTATTCATCCATTCAGTGGAAGAAAACTTCCTATAGTTTGTGATGCTATTCTTGTTGATCCAGCATTCGGTACAGGTGCTGTCAAG ATCACACCTGCCCATGATCCAAATGATTTTGAGGTGGGAAAACGTCACAACCTTGAATTCATTAATGTTTTCACTGATGATGGAAAAATAAATTCCAATGGTGGCTCTGAATTTTTGGGCATGCCACGATTTAAAGCTCGAGAAGCAATAGCAGAAGCATTACAAAAGAAG GGACTTTATAGGGGTTCTGAAAACAATGAAATGCGCCTTGGTGTATGTTCAAGAAGCAATGATGTTATCGAGCCTATGATAAAGCCCCAGTGGTATGTTAGTTGTGGAGATATGGCAAAGGAAGGTCTTAATGCTGCTGTGGATGAGGAAAACATAAAGCTAGAAATTGTTCCAAAACAATATTTGGCTGATTGGAAGAG ATGGCTAGAAAACATACGCGATTGGTGCATTTCACGGCAGTTGTGGTGGGGTCACCAAATTCCTGCATGGTATGTTACTTTGGAAGATGACCAACTGAAGGAGTTTGGTGTTTACAATGATCATTGGGTAGTGGCAAGAAATGAGGAGGAGGCCCAAGCTGAGGCTAGCCAAAGGTATAGTGGAAAGAAGTTCCATTTGATCCGCGACCCCGACGTTCTTGATACATGGTTTTCTTCTGGTCTGTTCCCATTATCTGTGTTGGGCTGGCCTGATGACACAAAAGACCTAAAGACATTCTATCCAACTTCTGTTTTGGAAACCGGTCATGATATCTTATTCTTCTGGGTTGCACGTATGGTGATGTTAGGAATGAAGTTGGGCGGTGATGTGCCTTTTAGACAG ATTTATTTACATCCCATGATTCGTGATGCACATGGGCGCAAAATGTCCAAGTCATTAGGAAATGTTATTGATCCAATCGAAGTGATAAATGGGATATCGCTGGAAGGTCTACATAAGAGGTTAGAGGGTGGTAACCTAGACCCTAAAGAACTAGCTGTTGCGATAGAGGGTCAGAAGAAGGACTTTCCAAATGGCATTGAGGAATGTGGTGCAGATGCTCTCCGTTTTGCACTGGTTTCATACACAGCTCAG TCTGATAAAATCAACCTTGATATTCAAAGGGTGGTTGGGTATCGTCAATGGTGTAATAAATTGTGGAATGCTATACGATTTGCCATGAGCAAGCTTGGAGATGATTATATTCCTCCTGCAAATTTGGGTCCAGATGTTCTTCCATTTAGCTGCCAGTGGATTCTCTCGGTGTTAAACAAAACCATAACTAAAACAATAAAGTCTCTAGAATCATTTGAGTTCTCACATGCTACCACTGCTGTGTATTCTTGGTGGCAGTATCAATTGTGTGATGTCTTTATTGAAGTGATTAAACCTTACTTTGCTGGTAATGATCCCAAGTTTGCTTCTGAAAGACGCCATGCACAGGATACCTTGTGGTTCTGTCTTGATAATGGCCTTCGATTGCTTCATCCATTTATGCCGTTTGTTACGGAAGAATTGTGGCAGCGGCTTCCTTCACCCAAGGAATGTAAAAGAGCAGATTCTATCATGATATGTCCTTATCCATCACCTACAGAG GGCTGGAATAATGAAACAGTGGAGAATGATATGGATCTTGTCGAGTCGACTGTTAAATCTCTCAGGTCACTTGCAAAAGAGAGTCGCGATAG GCGACCGGCTTTTGTTCTTTGCTTAACACGGGCGGTTGAGGAGATTATATCAAGCCGTCAACTGGAGATTGTAACGCTAGCAAATCTATCCTCTTTAACC GTGATCAATGAAAACGATGCTGTTCCTTCTGGGTACGCGAATACAGTTGTAAACGAAACCCTTTCTGTTTACTTAGAGCTTCAAGGGACAAGTTCTGCAGAAGCAGAGCAAGgaaagatgaagaagatagAGGAGCTTAAGAA GCAAATAGAAAAACTAGAGAAGATTATGAGTGCTCCAGGTTATGAAGAGAAGGTTTTGCCTCAAGTCAGAGCTAAGAACCAGGAGAAGCTCGACTCGCTAAAGGAGCGGCTGCTGCTCGAGGAAACGGCTGGACTTACTATAGCTTCAAAATAG